The stretch of DNA ACACCTGAGGGAGGGATCACACGAAAGGGGCAAAGCATGTACTCCTCCCACTAGGCTCCAGCTCAAGTGCGGGTGCCGCGGCCCATGCCCAATCCCACTCCCACTGCGGCCGTGTGTCATTTCCAAGGAAAGCAGCAGAAATTTTATTCTGTCCAAACCGAACCGCATATGTCCATGTCATTTCCAAGGCAAAAGCAGCAGGTGCGCCACTGCCACTGCCGTCGCCGCAAGATAGTGgtgggagcagcagcagcagcagcaagcgACAGATACGGGGGCTGCGCGGGGATTGGATTGGGCGTCGACAAAACCAGGCGAGAATTATCAAAAGCGTGCCCAAATCCAGAGAGGGATCAAATCGGCCGTATCCTAGAGTGGAAAGAACATATGCTTAACGAGAATCCACCGGGGGTTTAGACTAGATTAGATTAGATTAGATTAGGGCAAAGCGCCGGGCAGCCAGTAGGCCACGCCCGGCTTTTGTGATCATGTGCCTATGCAGTGTTTCAAAGACAAGATATGTAAAGGAAAGCAGCAGCAGAGGCAGGGCCCATGGAATTAGTGATAACAAAGCTTGGGCTTCAAGAGGCATGCATGTACCTGGACAAGGAAGCAAGCAAGCTCAAGCTTTTGATAGGGCCTGGATGGATGGCCAAAGGATGGGCTCTGATGATACTTTGGTATTTCTTAATGAGAAAAGCGGCTCAGATTTGTTAATGAAAAGCTAAAAGAGATCTTGCACAGTATATGAGAACATTATGGCCATGAATAAACAGTAGCACAGCACACAAGATTAACAGGGCATCCAATGGCAAACTTGGCTTTCTCTAGCGCAAGATAAATGCTGAGATGGCAAGCTTAGCTGATGTGATGTCTAGAGTCGAACATACTCCCTCTATTTCATAACGTAGTGCAATCGGGCTTTTTAGGATTTaatttgatcataaatttaactaacacGGGCGACCGCCACAGGAGCATAACAAGCGCCtttgaattcgtattcgaaagaagttttcaaaGGTATATTTTTTCAGTTAAACAATTTCTGTATTATCAGTCTAATAATTTATGGTGGAAGTTAAATCTAAAAACGTGAACGCACTACATTATGAAATGGAAGAGGCGCTATATACAAATTAAACAAGAGGGGTAGTACTACTATATCACTTGCATGATTCTGATTCCATGTGAGATGTTATGTTTTTTTACAGTTGATCCTTTGAGTTATAGTAGCTGAGACAGGCCCGGCCCATCACCCATGTGTGGTAACAGTGGTCATTGCGGGGCTGTTTGGTTCTATGCCTAGTCATGTCACACTTTGCCATACAATGTTGCCATacttgcctaaggttagttcTTTAAAATGAAAgtcacaagttggcaagcctaaagGAATCTTGTCACATTTTTTAAGAGTATGTGATGTGGGCCCATAGTGTGGCTTGCCTTAGGTGTGGATTAAACCAAACACCCacctaagttggtcaaacttgcctaaccttaggtgtggTAACCTTATGCAAACTTAGTCTCAAACCAAACAACCCCGCATGCATGACCTACAACAACACATTGAAAGAACAATTACGCTCCCCATCCACCACCACCAGCGGCTGACACGCCCAAGAAGGGAGGCAAACAGTGATGCTTTTTAAAACGTGAGCAGTAGTCACTGCAGTCTCTGCAGGCCAAAGTACGTCCTCCCTAGCCCCTAGTTACAGCGCTCACTGCCGCGGCCGGATTCCCTCCCGGGAAAAACAACGTGCATGGCGCCACCCCCGCCCACGGCCGATACGCTGCCGGCCTGCTGCCCTGCCCACCACCAATCACCAGCCAACACAGCACACCTATAGAATCATCGCGCCAGACACATATACACAGACCCGATTCTACCGCTGCGAAGCCGGACAGAACCAGCGCGGTTAACCATGCGGCGGCAGGTACTATTACCGTGCATGGGCTTAATATAATACTCCTACTACTAGTGATAATATGGTAGAAATACTCCTACACAGCACGACACTGACAGCGCAGCCAGGATCCGTCATCATGGCCATGCCATGCCATTTGGGGCACTGTGGCGGTTGTTTAGTGCGCAGATCCGTGATCGAAAGGGTAGGCCGAATCTACCGCTGCTAGCCCCGATGATAGACAATTTGCTAGCGTGACGGGGCCAATTAGGGGTCAACAGGCGTCCAAATCATGGGCTGTCCAGACTTTAGGAGGCTACCCCCATCGATGGATACAGCGGATAACGGAAACGACGGCGTGATTAGTATTAATAATATAACCGCACATCAAAAGACTAACTAACGCAGCGGGTTTCGTTCATATCATATGGCATCGAAAGGCTAACGTAACTGGCGGGAGGATGGTCATATTCTACAGAGACCGGTTGAAAGCTTCAGCTGCGGCACAGTAATGGTAAAACTAGAACTTTTGGCCATAAACAAGGAGCTGCAGTACAGTAGTAATACTGGTGGTAACTCTGCGATCTCCAACACTTTTGGGCATACCATGTGGGAACACATGCAAGCATTTCATTGATCACCACAGGTTAATCCAAAAGCTCCAGGACAAATGGCAGGAGACCATGAGGCCGTTTGGAACAAGGTGATTTTCAAGCTCTGTGTAGCCCACAGGGTGTTTGAATGTTGGACAGCCTTTTGAATTTTGGATCTTAGTACATGGGAGAGGGCACGTCAATGTTTCATCCGCCCTCCGAAGGAATCGACCGTGCTCATGTCGACCGATCATGGAGCCGAGCCGCCAAGTGATTGTGATGATTGACTTACTATATACCATCCTAGCATACTAGTAGTGCGTGCGTGCGTACATTACAACAAATGTGCATCAGCGGGGAgcgagctgggctgagcaccGGCAGCGGCGATCAGCCGACGAAATCGTGGAGCAGGTGGCCGCCGATCTCCTTGGCGAAGTGCCGGTCCTGGCCGCCGCCGAACGAGCCCATCACGTAGGGGTCGCTCACCACGTCCTCCAGCCCGAACCGGTGCGCGAGGTTGGCCGGCAGCGGCTCCCCGAAGCAGACCCTGTTGTTCTGGTGGAGGCCGAGGGTGAGCgacacgccgccgccgccgccgccagcatTCCCCGCCCCGCCGACGCCGacgtgatggtggtggtggtgctgcgGCGACGCCATGCCGCcgtgctgctgctggtggtgGGAGGGCAGCGCGCCGTAGCCGGTGAAGGTCACCTGGCCCTGCTGCATGGAGTGGGACATCTGGGAGAGGTCGTCCGGGAAGCCACCGCCgtgggaggaggcggcggcggcggcgttgtggtggtggtggtggttccTGGTGACGCCGCTGCTCTGGCCGGGGTGCGAGTCGCAGGGCTCGGACCGCTTGCCgctgcgctgctgctgctgctgctgcgacGAGTGCTGGTGAGCCTGGCCGTGGGCGCCGTGCTGCTGGCCCTTGTCGTGCGGCGAGTGCTTGTGGACCTGCCTCATCTCCAGGTTGTGGATCTCCTCCACCATTGGCTTCCAGAGCCTCACCCTCGCGTTGATGAACCAGTTCGACACCTGCACCACCATTATTAACCCAACATGTCAACCAAGCTCCAGAAACAAAATGACATGCTAGTGGCAACAGTGACCAGCTTTGCTGTTCACCTGATTCCTTGTTAGGCCCGTCTGCTTGGCCAGCATTTGCTTGTCGCCGTCAGTAGGATACCTGCAAGGTTTCATCCAAAATATCAGACTAATGCAGCATGCAGTACTCTTGATTGTAACACATTCAAAAGGGAAATGGGTATAAAGATCATAAAGATGTTCGGCATGCAACTATTATATGAGATTGCCCAGTGTGAACAGAAAATGAGTGCAAAACAAGCCAGATTAGGATGCCGGTGCCTGTCATGCTTCTCTTTATTCAGTCTCAACATGCATAAGTCCGAGCAGCATATCCCCAAAATAAAGGCTTTGGTGGTCTTAGAGAATTTCTTTTATCAGTCTAGCACCATCCATGCACACCACTTTTTTAAGAGTAGGTTAAAATCTAAGCACTGATTGATGTGGGATCTAACAATTATATTTGATTGCCCAGTGTGAATAGAAAAGGGGTCCTAGAAAACAAGCCAGGTAGCGTTAGATCAGGGGATCAAACAAAATTCTTGTGCTAGGATGCCTGTCATGGTTCTTTTATTATTCAGCTTAAACATTCATAACCCTAAGCGACATACCAAAAATAAAGGTTTCATCTTAAAGATTGTTTCTAATCGGTCTAGCACCATCCAAGTAGGCCTTTTTGTAAAGAAGAGCAAGTTAAATCTAAGCACTGATTGGTGTGGGATCACACGAAAAGGACATGAATTGACAATTATCAACCTTTTCTTTCTAGAGGTTTGAAATATTGACGCAATAATGAAAAAAGGGTACTACTCAATATATAATACCAAATCCAGTTGGAAATGGAAAGATCTGGCATTATAAAGTTATAATGAACAACAACTGAATATGCTAACATTGCACCAATCAACCTGATGTAACCACCAGGTCATACATCATGGAAAAACCAGATATCTGGCATTATAAAGTTATAATGAACAACGACTGAATATGCTAACATTGCACCAATCAACCCTGATGTAACCACCAGGTCATACATCATGGAAAAACCAGATTGTAGTACAAAAGATGGATGTAATAGGCAAAACAACCAAAATAATGATGATGTTTCATCTTCCTATGGGTAGGTGCGCCCCTAAAACTGGATTAGAAGTAATCTCACTCACAAGTTGTTTCGCAATCAGTGTATAACAAAACAAGCAACATATACAACTAATTGAACGCCCTAACCAAATCCATAAAGCCACTCACCTAATGATAGTTAGAAAGTCATGTAATGTCTGAATCTAAGAAAAGATGCAAAATGGAGGACCCGGACTGTTAGCAAATTGATGATGTGCACAGCTCAAAATACACAAAGTCCTAAAAGCTGTGACTGATAGTCTTATTAGCTGCAATCCAATAGAATGATTTGGAAGCCAAGCCAAGCCAAGGCATGCCATGCCATGACACTCCATCGCTCATGCTCGGCCATCCTAATGATTTCGACACCGAGGATTGCTTGCTATCAGCTAAAACAACTAGAGGTCCAGGCCCAGCATAATCATGTTGATGTAGCGCCATCATGCAAAGACACATTATTATCTTGGAAAGGCGCAGAGTACGTCGTCTAGTGCTAATGCCAATTACCATAAGCAGATAGTAATAAAACAACTTACGGGTGCAGGAAGTGCTCGAAGAGCCAAGCCCGGAGGACCGTCACGGAGCGCTCCGGGAGGCCCCTCTGGGGGCGCCAGATGTTGTGCGGCTGGCCGAAGCCGTTCACGCTGCCGCCCCTCTGGAAGCCGCCGACgggggcgccgccgccgccgaggccgaaGATGGTGATGTCCTTGCTCATGCCTTCCTTGACGGGCATCTTGCTGGTGTTGCGCAGCTGGCTGAGGATCATGCCCTTGATGCACCTGAAGTGCCTGGCCATCACCCTCAGCGCCAGCGCCGTGAACGGGGCGGCGTTGCTGAACCCGGCCACGCTCTCGAACGAGGCGATCACGGCCTGCACCTGCTGGTAGTACTGCCGGTACCTCTTGCACACCTACGATGAGAGAGGTTCATTGTAGCTGGATTAGTAAGTACGGTGCTTGATTAGAGATAAGCAGCTGCTACTCATGACGTCTAAGAAGATGGGAAAGATTTTCTTTGCCGTTTGCCGGGAGCTAGCTTTGGATTTCATGTGGATGTGACATGAACAAAGCAAAGCCTACTTCCCAACTATAGAAGTAAGACGCCATTAATAAAGAGGTCAGACAAGCAAGTTCGCCTACTGCGACCGAGGCTGAGAGTGAGAGCTCCATAAATGGAAGCTTTCTACATCGTACGTAGATTCCCATGTTATGTATTGCCCCAGAGGCTGGAAGAGGACGCTGCGAGAGGGTCAAGCACTCCTATCCTAACCATGTGAGAGATGAAACAACACGGTTTTCTTGACATGACAGGCCAAAGTTTTGCTACTAGTTTCCAGCATCACCTACCGTCCCAAAGCGTCCGAGGACGCTGCTAATCAGTTGAGGTTTCATGTAGCAGATGATATTTGCAAAAGGTGTGCTTAGTGCGGCGAAACTAATCAACATCCAATCTTTGATCCTCTGATGAGAAAAAAGGCGAGCAGCAAATTGTTGGGCGTCCAACAGTGCGGCACTGTGGAGAAAGGAGAAAAGGAAAATCCGAGCAAATGTAACAGCAGCCATGGAAATGATCATCAAATCAAAAGCACATGCAACCGCGGAAGCACAGTGAATAAAAGCAGGCAAAGCCACGGCCGCATCGCTGGTGATGTGACCGCTGTGTGCAAGATTCCTCGCGCTCCCGGCCGAGGAGCCAGCCGGAGAATTGCAGTGGCGGCGTCCAAGCGAAAGAGGCGGAAAAAGTCGGGAATTTGGAGCGAGCGGCGTCGTGGCTCACCTCTTCCATCATGGAGATGAGCCGAGTCTTCTTCCACTGCTGC from Triticum urartu cultivar G1812 chromosome 3, Tu2.1, whole genome shotgun sequence encodes:
- the LOC125545283 gene encoding BEL1-like homeodomain protein 9, translated to MSSPAGGYGGGAEAHHHQPQHNGHMLLHNHAHHMAAAAAAASGGQLYHVPQHSRREKLRFPPDAAADDSPPTPLAHHHHHQQQQHQAGAWPPPAFYSYASSSSSYSPHSPTMPQGQQLVLNGLTAQQVTAQQFPQIPTQNFSLSLSSASSNPATTPPAPRKQEPGAAAPAAGPYGPFTGYATVLGRSRFLGPAQKLLEEICDVGGAAAHVDHSVPDEGLLDADAMDGADDAAGHELDTSGPMSGAEQQWKKTRLISMMEEVCKRYRQYYQQVQAVIASFESVAGFSNAAPFTALALRVMARHFRCIKGMILSQLRNTSKMPVKEGMSKDITIFGLGGGGAPVGGFQRGGSVNGFGQPHNIWRPQRGLPERSVTVLRAWLFEHFLHPYPTDGDKQMLAKQTGLTRNQVSNWFINARVRLWKPMVEEIHNLEMRQVHKHSPHDKGQQHGAHGQAHQHSSQQQQQQRSGKRSEPCDSHPGQSSGVTRNHHHHHNAAAAASSHGGGFPDDLSQMSHSMQQGQVTFTGYGALPSHHQQQHGGMASPQHHHHHHVGVGGAGNAGGGGGGVSLTLGLHQNNRVCFGEPLPANLAHRFGLEDVVSDPYVMGSFGGGQDRHFAKEIGGHLLHDFVG